A section of the Candidatus Latescibacterota bacterium genome encodes:
- a CDS encoding metalloregulator ArsR/SmtB family transcription factor, which translates to MSPSTPQTPSTASPALGEALERSMDFFKALANEQRLRILGLLASRPAVVEEIAGALELTPATVSHHLARLRRAGLIGVKSDQQYRVYWLEEKRLREASRELLRLDNLRAGAGPFPEDAYARKVLDTFLSRGRITAIPAQRKKRVVILDWLAAKFEAGRDYPEPEVNALIERFHSDYCFWRRELVMGKWMQREKGVYRLRSAPASGRGGA; encoded by the coding sequence ATGAGCCCGTCGACACCGCAGACGCCGTCCACCGCGAGTCCCGCCCTCGGCGAGGCGCTGGAGCGCAGCATGGACTTCTTCAAGGCGCTGGCCAACGAGCAGCGCCTGCGCATCCTCGGTCTGCTCGCCAGCCGCCCGGCGGTGGTGGAGGAGATCGCCGGCGCGCTGGAGCTGACCCCCGCCACCGTGAGCCACCATCTCGCGCGGCTGCGGCGGGCGGGGCTCATCGGCGTGAAGAGCGACCAGCAGTACCGCGTCTACTGGCTCGAGGAGAAGCGCCTGCGCGAGGCGAGCCGCGAGCTGCTGCGCCTGGACAACCTCCGCGCCGGGGCGGGGCCCTTTCCCGAGGACGCCTACGCGCGCAAGGTGCTGGACACCTTCCTCTCGCGCGGGCGCATCACGGCGATCCCGGCCCAGCGCAAGAAGCGCGTGGTCATCCTCGACTGGCTGGCCGCCAAGTTCGAGGCGGGGCGCGACTACCCGGAGCCCGAGGTGAACGCGCTCATCGAGCGCTTCCATTCCGACTACTGCTTCTGGCGGCGCGAGCTGGTGATGGGCAAGTGGATGCAGCGCGAGAAGGGCGTCTACCGGCTGCGCAGCGCGCCGGCCTCCGGCAGGGGCGGCGCGTGA
- a CDS encoding NUDIX domain-containing protein: MSGWRFCPRCGAALTLQELGGRPRPACACGAVDWANPVPAAAVMLLRGRDLLWVRRAHEPHAGLWSLPSGFQEWEEDIAACALRELAEETGLAAALGPLVGVYSAYDDPRHNALLVVYRADHAGGEPVAGDDADAVAWHPLDAPPPLAWDAHRRALADLRAQLGV; the protein is encoded by the coding sequence GTGAGCGGCTGGCGCTTCTGTCCGCGCTGCGGCGCAGCGCTGACGCTGCAGGAGCTGGGCGGGCGCCCGCGGCCCGCCTGCGCCTGCGGCGCCGTGGACTGGGCGAATCCGGTGCCCGCGGCGGCGGTGATGCTGCTGCGCGGCCGCGACCTGCTCTGGGTGCGCCGCGCCCACGAACCGCACGCCGGGCTCTGGTCCCTGCCGAGCGGCTTCCAGGAGTGGGAGGAGGACATCGCCGCCTGCGCCCTGCGCGAGCTCGCCGAGGAGACCGGTCTCGCGGCGGCGCTGGGGCCGCTGGTGGGCGTCTACTCCGCCTACGACGACCCGCGGCACAACGCGCTGCTGGTGGTCTACCGTGCCGACCACGCGGGCGGCGAGCCCGTGGCCGGCGACGACGCCGACGCCGTGGCCTGGCACCCCCTGGACGCGCCGCCGCCGCTGGCCTGGGACGCGCACCGCCGCGCGCTGGCCGATCTGCGCGCGCAGCTCGGCGTTTGA
- a CDS encoding S49 family peptidase: MRRAILLVGLLSLVSRPAAAQPPDHGLAGNDAILPSSGVAVQDGLLSLYANPAGLALRPGEFGLLYSLGLHAGTDVDALGPQFETRFTGDWSAVAGGRLAFGVDHRDLPAGYAYSPDGATVTDRPSNRYSLGLAQGFEFPRFELQLGLGAAYRWTRSDAYALDGLSTWDLGAMLRWQRWFSVGLSARNVDRPRLRGLEPGDSGSVAPSYVFGLGLRPRRDGISFSVDVAQREVADRWEYTNTVGVDMDLGGRSHLRFDWSDDSRFALAFSVALGPGRAGLAVANRYGESEGTRRGSLGLELSNRDFARPLLPRRHFLDLTLAGAPSERGSTQDPLDGTEAMLDALAQAREARDLAGVLLRLRQPALTLTQREDLHRALLDFRRLTGLPVVVYAHEYSAEDYYLASAASDILLDADGLLRFDGLASAPPGRGPTDTAALPAALVSLAPRNSAPARLSGVSLSPDAHAADSTLAESFLLTVARGVAEGRRLPVEDVPDLLSRGLLSPDAALSRSLVDALVPPDSLGEWLDAAKSQRRLLDWRRFARRDYARRRWGLDPAFAVIHVDGLLVEGEDGLGLFGPETGSEALARRLAAARRDPRIRGVLLRVNSGGGSALAAESMRLELRRTRRVKPVVVSMGGAGAGGAYLLSLDADRILASRSTVTAGIGLWGGRLDSAALADRLGLPLTPRLAPDGRAALGLTPGPPALETREREQLEDELARRYQDFVAVAAERRYISEPEVDLMGRGRPWSGADALQNGFVDEIGGKHAALAALRRLARVAPGQEIRLQPMPAPPARPGLWRRLLRRERQRATGPGLLPAQGESLAAWTLRVDPFPDAAVLSLDASGLAAVSRAPLR; the protein is encoded by the coding sequence ATGCGGCGCGCGATCCTGCTGGTCGGCCTGCTGAGTCTCGTCTCGCGGCCGGCCGCCGCACAGCCCCCCGATCACGGACTCGCCGGCAACGACGCCATCCTGCCCTCCAGCGGAGTGGCGGTTCAGGATGGCCTGCTGAGTCTCTATGCGAACCCCGCCGGCCTGGCGCTGCGCCCCGGCGAGTTCGGGCTGCTGTACTCCCTGGGCCTGCACGCCGGCACCGACGTGGACGCCCTCGGCCCGCAGTTCGAGACGCGCTTCACCGGCGACTGGAGCGCGGTGGCCGGCGGCCGGCTGGCCTTCGGCGTCGATCATCGCGACCTGCCCGCCGGCTACGCCTACAGCCCCGACGGCGCCACGGTCACCGACAGGCCGAGCAATCGCTACAGCCTCGGCCTCGCGCAGGGCTTCGAGTTCCCCCGCTTCGAGCTGCAGCTCGGCCTGGGCGCGGCCTACCGCTGGACGCGCAGCGACGCCTACGCCCTCGACGGCCTGTCCACCTGGGATCTCGGCGCGATGCTGCGCTGGCAGCGCTGGTTCTCCGTGGGCCTCTCCGCGCGGAACGTCGACCGGCCCCGCCTGCGCGGCCTCGAGCCCGGGGACAGCGGCTCCGTGGCGCCGAGCTACGTCTTCGGGCTGGGCTTGAGGCCGCGGCGCGACGGGATCAGCTTCAGCGTGGACGTCGCCCAGCGCGAGGTCGCGGACCGCTGGGAGTACACCAACACCGTGGGCGTCGACATGGACCTGGGCGGCCGCAGCCACCTGCGCTTCGACTGGAGCGACGACAGCCGCTTCGCCCTCGCCTTCAGCGTGGCCCTGGGACCCGGCCGCGCCGGCCTCGCCGTCGCCAACCGCTACGGCGAGAGCGAGGGCACGCGGCGCGGTTCGCTGGGTCTCGAGCTCAGCAACCGCGACTTCGCCCGGCCGCTCCTGCCCCGGCGGCACTTCCTCGACCTCACGCTCGCCGGGGCTCCGTCCGAGCGCGGCTCGACGCAGGACCCGCTGGACGGCACGGAAGCCATGCTGGACGCCCTCGCCCAGGCCCGCGAGGCGCGCGATCTCGCCGGCGTGCTGCTGCGCCTCCGGCAGCCCGCGCTGACACTGACCCAGCGCGAGGACCTGCACCGCGCGCTGCTGGACTTCCGCCGCCTCACCGGCCTCCCCGTGGTGGTCTACGCCCACGAGTACTCGGCCGAGGACTACTACCTGGCCAGCGCCGCGAGCGACATCCTGCTGGACGCCGACGGCCTGCTGCGCTTCGACGGCCTGGCGAGCGCCCCACCCGGGCGCGGCCCCACGGACACGGCCGCCCTGCCGGCCGCGCTCGTCTCCCTCGCCCCGCGGAACAGCGCGCCAGCGCGCCTGAGTGGGGTGTCCCTCTCCCCCGACGCCCACGCCGCCGACAGCACGCTCGCCGAGAGCTTCCTGCTCACCGTCGCGCGCGGCGTGGCCGAGGGCCGGCGGCTGCCCGTGGAGGACGTCCCCGACCTGCTCTCCCGCGGCCTTCTCAGCCCGGACGCCGCGCTGAGCCGTTCGCTCGTGGACGCGCTCGTGCCCCCGGACTCGCTCGGCGAGTGGCTGGACGCGGCGAAGTCCCAGCGGCGGCTACTGGACTGGCGCCGGTTCGCGCGTCGCGACTACGCGCGGCGGCGCTGGGGCCTGGATCCGGCGTTCGCGGTCATCCACGTGGACGGCCTGCTCGTCGAGGGCGAGGACGGCCTCGGCCTCTTCGGGCCCGAGACCGGCAGCGAGGCCCTCGCGCGCCGCCTCGCCGCCGCGCGACGGGACCCGCGCATCCGCGGCGTCCTGCTGCGCGTGAACAGCGGCGGCGGCAGCGCGCTGGCCGCGGAGAGCATGCGGCTCGAGCTGCGTCGCACGCGACGCGTCAAGCCGGTGGTGGTGAGCATGGGCGGCGCCGGCGCCGGCGGCGCCTACCTGCTCAGCCTCGATGCCGATCGCATCCTCGCCAGCCGCAGCACCGTGACGGCCGGCATCGGCCTCTGGGGCGGCCGCCTCGACAGCGCGGCGCTCGCCGACCGGCTGGGCCTTCCGCTCACGCCGCGGCTCGCGCCCGACGGCCGCGCCGCCCTCGGCCTCACGCCGGGTCCGCCCGCCCTGGAGACCCGCGAGCGCGAACAGCTCGAGGACGAGCTGGCGCGGCGCTACCAGGACTTCGTGGCCGTCGCGGCCGAACGGCGCTACATCAGCGAGCCCGAGGTGGACCTCATGGGCAGGGGGCGTCCCTGGAGCGGCGCCGACGCGCTGCAGAACGGCTTCGTCGACGAGATCGGCGGCAAGCACGCGGCGCTTGCCGCGCTGCGCCGGCTCGCGCGGGTCGCGCCGGGCCAGGAGATCCGCCTGCAGCCCATGCCCGCGCCGCCGGCCCGGCCCGGCCTCTGGCGCCGGCTCCTGCGGCGCGAGCGGCAGCGGGCGACCGGGCCCGGGCTGCTGCCCGCCCAGGGCGAGAGCCTCGCCGCCTGGACGCTG